The Thermobispora bispora DSM 43833 genome window below encodes:
- a CDS encoding LamB/YcsF family protein — MVIDLNADLGEGFGIWRIGDDEALLDVVSSANVACGFHAGDPLIIRRTCAAAVDRGVVIGAQVSYRDLSGFGRREIEMDPDELHADVLYQLAAVDGIARSLGGRVAYVKPHGALYNRACRDVAHAEAVVAAVADYAAGLPHHPRPLPILTLPTSVVHRVAERYRVPTVSECFADRAYTPEGTLVPRRMPGAVLHDPEVVAERAVRMARDGVVTAIDGTELRIEARSVCVHGDTPDAVRLAQTVRKALDSAGVTVAPFA, encoded by the coding sequence GTGGTCATCGACCTGAACGCGGACCTCGGCGAAGGGTTCGGCATCTGGCGGATCGGCGACGACGAGGCGCTGCTCGACGTGGTGAGCAGCGCCAACGTGGCCTGCGGCTTCCACGCCGGCGACCCGCTCATCATCCGCCGCACCTGCGCGGCCGCGGTGGACCGCGGCGTGGTGATCGGGGCGCAGGTCTCCTACCGGGACCTGTCCGGCTTCGGCCGCCGCGAGATCGAGATGGATCCGGACGAGCTCCACGCGGACGTGCTGTACCAGCTCGCCGCCGTGGACGGCATCGCCCGCTCGCTGGGCGGCCGGGTGGCGTACGTGAAGCCGCACGGCGCCCTCTACAACCGGGCGTGCCGGGACGTCGCGCACGCGGAGGCGGTGGTGGCGGCGGTCGCGGACTACGCGGCCGGGCTCCCCCACCACCCGAGGCCGCTGCCCATCCTGACCCTCCCCACCTCGGTCGTGCACCGGGTGGCGGAGCGGTACCGCGTCCCCACGGTCAGCGAGTGCTTCGCCGACCGCGCCTACACGCCCGAGGGCACCCTGGTCCCCCGCCGGATGCCGGGGGCCGTGCTGCACGACCCGGAGGTGGTCGCCGAGCGCGCCGTCCGCATGGCCCGGGACGGCGTGGTCACGGCCATCGACGGCACGGAGCTGCGGATCGAGGCGCGCTCGGTCTGCGTCCACGGTGACACCCCCGACGCGGTACGGCTGGCGCAGACCGTCCGGAAGGCCCTGGACTCGGCCGGCGTCACCGTGGCGCCGTTCGCCTGA
- a CDS encoding ABC transporter family substrate-binding protein yields MRARWPVALTVLVFLWAVGACGAAPPSGGRDGTPLPSPVKALDINQVARDKVKNGGTLRWGLSDFPTQWNYNHADGSLANVKVVISALLPRVFRSDERGRLSLDTDYVTNARITATSPNQVITYTINPKARWSDGKPITWEDFAAQWKAMSGRDGGYRADSSIAYENIKSVARGSSDREVVVTLAEPFNEWQSLFTPLYPRSTNASPDEFNSGWINRIPVTAGPFQVEKFDAKGKTITLARSPQWWGNPAKLDRIEFRHVQPTTMLRAFTKGEIDVFDIGPSPENYAAVREVWDAVVRQAAGPEYRQLTFNGESEVLSDLRVRQAIALAIDRKAIMEIDLKGLGWPIVTLDHHFLMNSQYGYRSNAGAHGAYDPKRAARLLDEAGWKLSGKVRSKNGKPLRLRFVVPAGVRVTETQAQVVRLMLQKIGVQVDVARVRFQDFFTKHLLPGKFDITAFSYPSSPFPISSAYDIYANGEPGRGDEVKWYSNLGRSGSSEIDQAMYDAGSTLDQKEVIELIHAADALIWEKVNVLPLYQVPQNVAVRSTLANVGANGFYDLRYEDIGYVS; encoded by the coding sequence GTGAGAGCACGATGGCCGGTCGCCCTGACCGTACTGGTCTTTCTGTGGGCCGTCGGCGCATGCGGCGCCGCGCCGCCCTCGGGCGGACGTGACGGCACGCCGCTGCCCTCTCCCGTCAAAGCTCTCGACATCAACCAGGTCGCCCGGGACAAGGTGAAGAACGGCGGCACGCTGCGCTGGGGGCTGAGCGACTTCCCCACGCAGTGGAACTACAACCACGCCGACGGCTCCCTGGCGAACGTCAAGGTCGTCATCTCCGCGCTGCTGCCGCGGGTCTTCCGGTCCGACGAGCGGGGACGCCTCTCCCTCGACACCGACTACGTCACCAACGCGCGGATCACGGCGACCTCGCCGAACCAGGTGATCACCTACACCATCAACCCGAAGGCCCGGTGGTCCGACGGCAAGCCGATCACCTGGGAGGACTTCGCCGCCCAGTGGAAGGCCATGAGCGGCCGGGACGGCGGCTACCGGGCCGACTCGTCCATCGCGTACGAGAACATCAAGAGCGTGGCGCGCGGGTCGAGCGACCGCGAGGTGGTCGTCACCCTCGCCGAGCCGTTCAACGAGTGGCAGTCGCTCTTCACCCCGCTCTACCCGCGCTCGACCAACGCGTCGCCGGACGAGTTCAACTCCGGCTGGATCAACCGGATCCCGGTCACCGCCGGGCCGTTCCAGGTGGAGAAGTTCGACGCCAAGGGCAAGACGATCACGCTCGCCCGGTCGCCGCAGTGGTGGGGCAACCCGGCGAAGCTCGACCGGATCGAGTTCCGGCACGTCCAGCCGACCACCATGCTGCGGGCCTTCACCAAGGGCGAGATCGACGTGTTCGACATCGGCCCGTCCCCGGAGAACTACGCCGCGGTGCGGGAGGTCTGGGACGCGGTGGTCCGGCAGGCCGCGGGCCCCGAGTACCGCCAGCTCACCTTCAACGGGGAGAGCGAGGTGCTCTCCGATCTCCGCGTGCGGCAGGCGATCGCGCTCGCCATCGACCGCAAGGCGATCATGGAGATCGACCTCAAGGGGCTCGGCTGGCCGATCGTCACCCTCGACCACCACTTCCTCATGAACAGCCAGTACGGGTACCGGAGCAACGCCGGCGCCCACGGCGCCTACGACCCCAAGCGCGCCGCCCGGCTGCTCGACGAGGCCGGCTGGAAGCTGTCCGGGAAGGTGAGGTCGAAGAACGGCAAGCCGCTCCGGCTGCGGTTCGTGGTTCCCGCCGGGGTGCGGGTGACCGAGACCCAGGCCCAGGTGGTGCGCCTCATGCTCCAGAAGATCGGCGTGCAGGTGGACGTGGCGCGGGTCCGCTTCCAGGACTTCTTCACCAAGCACCTGCTGCCCGGCAAGTTCGACATCACCGCCTTCTCCTACCCGAGCTCGCCGTTCCCGATCTCCAGCGCCTACGACATCTACGCCAACGGGGAGCCCGGCCGGGGCGACGAGGTGAAGTGGTACTCCAACCTGGGGCGAAGCGGGAGCAGCGAGATCGACCAGGCGATGTACGACGCGGGGAGCACGCTCGACCAGAAGGAGGTCATCGAGCTGATCCACGCCGCCGACGCCCTGATCTGGGAGAAGGTCAACGTGCTGCCCCTCTACCAGGTCCCGCAGAACGTCGCGGTCCGGTCCACGCTCGCCAACGTGGGCGCCAACGGCTTCTACGACCTGCGGTACGAGGACATCGGGTACGTGTCGTGA
- a CDS encoding AAA family ATPase gives MGDSDKARAAGRLNTAVARELFEQVRYGYLRLSPFARRALFAILLVAVMGLAAALGWPLVTTFFATVVVLGYTALTLRFPRAAATVLVLVGWGLLLPVFRYVFGTQSPVPGLLMFLGLVVACAAHLIRPLPPWLTTVFALVPAGAVAIGLSAFSTTAVIAGSYGTAAAVLGYRMIQARQGSGAPPQETTAVLPERARAGGTRAAPPAAEPPPRISVEEALGELEAMIGLEPVKEQVRAIAASIEAARLRREAGYTAEQPLRHFVFVGPPGTGKTTVARTLATICYAFGLLETPYVVEAQRADLVGEYLGATAIKTNELIDRALGGVLFIDEAYSLINSGDGQPDRFGAEAVQTLLKRAEDDRDRLVIILAGYEREMDEFLSSNPGLSSRFATRIRFPSYTPEELLRITESILAKRGDRLAPGAAPVLRGLYEDVHRRGLIDELGNARFARSLAESAAQARDVRIVGAGRAPSGDDLVTITAEDVRKAFDEITARYRGYQATPTLEEALADLDRMVGLEPVKRQVRSIAAQLKVARMREERGLPVQPQMRHFVFVGPPGTGKTTVARILGRIFAALGMLARPDVVEATRADLVGQHLGATAIKTNELIDRALGGVLFIDEAYSLVNPGYSGGDAFGTEAVQTLLKRAEDDRDRLVIILAGYEREMDAFLASNPGLASRFDQRIVFPSYTPAELSAIAEAIAAANGDRFDEAAARDLADLFGWVCREGLIDGLGNGRFVRSIYERAAMRRDVRLAAKGTADDAELTTITSEDVRAAIDELS, from the coding sequence ATGGGGGACTCGGACAAGGCACGGGCCGCGGGCCGGTTAAACACTGCCGTGGCCCGCGAGCTGTTCGAGCAGGTCCGGTACGGCTATCTCCGGCTCTCGCCGTTCGCGCGGCGCGCGCTCTTCGCCATCCTGCTCGTCGCGGTCATGGGCCTGGCCGCCGCGCTCGGCTGGCCGCTCGTCACCACGTTCTTCGCCACCGTCGTGGTGCTCGGCTACACCGCGCTCACCCTGCGCTTCCCCCGGGCCGCCGCTACCGTGCTCGTGCTCGTCGGCTGGGGGCTGCTGCTCCCGGTGTTCCGGTACGTGTTCGGCACGCAGTCGCCCGTGCCCGGGCTGCTGATGTTCCTCGGGCTCGTGGTCGCCTGCGCCGCGCACCTGATCCGCCCGCTCCCGCCGTGGCTCACCACCGTCTTCGCCCTCGTCCCCGCCGGGGCCGTCGCGATCGGGCTCTCCGCGTTCTCCACCACCGCCGTCATCGCCGGGTCGTACGGCACGGCCGCGGCGGTGCTCGGCTACCGGATGATCCAGGCCCGGCAGGGGAGCGGCGCGCCGCCGCAGGAGACCACCGCGGTGCTGCCGGAGCGGGCGCGGGCGGGCGGCACCCGGGCCGCGCCGCCCGCCGCCGAGCCGCCCCCGCGGATCAGCGTCGAGGAGGCGCTCGGCGAGCTCGAGGCGATGATCGGCCTGGAGCCGGTGAAGGAGCAGGTCCGGGCGATCGCCGCGTCGATCGAGGCGGCGCGGCTGCGCCGGGAGGCCGGCTACACGGCGGAGCAGCCGCTGCGGCACTTCGTCTTCGTCGGGCCCCCGGGCACCGGCAAGACCACCGTCGCCCGCACCCTGGCCACGATCTGCTACGCCTTCGGGCTGCTGGAGACCCCGTACGTGGTGGAGGCGCAGCGGGCCGACCTGGTGGGGGAGTACCTCGGGGCGACCGCGATCAAGACCAACGAGCTCATCGACCGGGCCCTGGGCGGCGTCCTCTTCATCGACGAGGCCTACAGCCTGATCAACTCCGGGGACGGCCAGCCGGACCGGTTCGGCGCCGAGGCGGTGCAGACCCTGCTGAAGCGGGCCGAGGACGACCGCGACCGCCTGGTGATCATCCTCGCGGGCTACGAGCGCGAGATGGACGAGTTCCTCTCGTCCAACCCCGGGCTGTCCAGCCGGTTCGCCACCCGGATCCGCTTCCCCAGCTACACCCCCGAGGAGCTGCTCCGGATCACCGAGTCCATCCTCGCCAAGCGCGGCGACCGGCTCGCCCCCGGCGCGGCCCCGGTGCTGCGCGGCCTGTACGAGGACGTGCACCGCAGGGGGCTCATCGACGAGCTCGGCAACGCCCGGTTCGCGCGGAGCCTCGCCGAGTCCGCGGCCCAGGCCCGGGACGTGCGGATCGTCGGGGCCGGCCGGGCGCCGAGCGGCGACGACCTGGTGACCATCACCGCCGAGGACGTCCGCAAGGCCTTCGACGAGATCACCGCCCGCTACCGGGGGTACCAGGCGACCCCCACCCTGGAGGAGGCCCTCGCCGACCTCGACCGGATGGTCGGGCTCGAGCCGGTCAAGCGCCAGGTGCGGTCGATCGCCGCTCAGCTCAAGGTTGCGCGCATGCGCGAGGAGCGCGGGCTGCCCGTGCAGCCGCAGATGCGGCACTTCGTGTTCGTCGGGCCGCCGGGCACCGGCAAGACCACCGTGGCCCGGATCCTCGGCCGGATCTTCGCCGCCCTCGGCATGCTCGCCCGGCCCGACGTGGTCGAGGCCACCCGCGCCGACCTCGTCGGCCAGCACCTCGGCGCCACCGCGATCAAGACCAACGAGCTCATCGACCGGGCCCTGGGCGGCGTCCTCTTCATCGACGAGGCCTACAGCCTGGTCAACCCGGGGTACTCGGGCGGCGACGCCTTCGGCACGGAGGCGGTGCAGACCCTGCTGAAGCGGGCCGAGGACGACCGGGACCGCCTGGTGATCATCCTCGCCGGCTACGAGCGGGAGATGGACGCCTTTCTCGCCTCCAACCCCGGGCTCGCCTCCCGGTTCGACCAGCGCATCGTGTTCCCCTCGTACACCCCGGCCGAGCTGTCGGCGATCGCCGAGGCGATCGCCGCGGCCAACGGCGACCGGTTCGACGAGGCGGCCGCCCGCGACCTCGCCGACCTCTTCGGCTGGGTCTGCCGCGAAGGGCTGATCGACGGCCTGGGCAACGGCCGGTTCGTCCGCTCGATCTACGAACGCGCCGCCATGCGGCGCGACGTGCGGCTCGCGGCGAAGGGGACCGCCGACGACGCCGAGCTGACCACGATCACCAGCGAGGACGTGCGGGCCGCGATCGACGAATTGTCGTAG
- a CDS encoding MFS transporter, protein MTATDVGAGPAAARHPAGAVDGRRRWSILALLCCSLLLIAVDATVLHIAVPALTAALKPSAVELLWIIDVYSLVVAPLLITFGTLGDRFGRRRLLLSGYAVFGLASLAAAFAPSPPALIAARAALGVGGAMIMPATLSIIRQVFTDRRERALALGVWSAVAAAGAAMGPLIGGVLVEHLWWGAVFLINVPLLLAALPVAAWLLPASPRRPEAPWDWPSAALSIVGILAIAFGVKEGGDGPAAGRWIAGAMLLAGVALLAWFVRRQRRLTAPLLDIGLFTRRAFATGVACVLLAVFSLVGLELLLAQYLQLVLGLTPVGAALRMLPLMLAAVTGGILAAFVLRWLGLRATIAGGLALTAVSLVPTLFWGTEPHETMLAVCLMGIGFGVEVALLAASDTIMASAPEERAGGAAAIEETAYELGAGLGIAVLGTITTIGYASALRPVAGVPAGLMARARESLAAAADVAAGVGGPAGAALLGAAKRAFVSALHHTVTVSVALLAGTALMVALLLPRSAQEPAGEGAPEGQE, encoded by the coding sequence ATGACCGCCACCGACGTCGGGGCCGGGCCGGCCGCTGCTCGCCACCCCGCGGGCGCCGTGGACGGGCGCCGCAGGTGGTCGATCCTCGCCCTGCTCTGCTGCAGCCTGCTGCTCATCGCGGTCGACGCGACCGTGCTGCACATCGCCGTGCCGGCGCTCACGGCGGCCCTGAAGCCGTCCGCGGTCGAGCTCCTCTGGATCATCGACGTCTACTCGCTCGTCGTCGCGCCCCTGCTCATCACCTTCGGCACGCTCGGCGACCGGTTCGGGCGGCGGCGCCTCCTGCTCAGCGGCTACGCGGTGTTCGGGCTCGCCTCCCTGGCCGCGGCGTTCGCCCCCAGCCCGCCCGCGCTCATCGCCGCCCGGGCGGCGCTCGGCGTCGGCGGCGCCATGATCATGCCGGCCACCCTGTCGATCATCCGGCAGGTCTTCACCGACCGGCGGGAGCGGGCGCTCGCCCTCGGCGTGTGGAGCGCGGTGGCCGCGGCCGGCGCGGCCATGGGACCGCTGATCGGCGGCGTGCTCGTCGAGCACCTGTGGTGGGGCGCGGTCTTCCTCATCAACGTGCCGCTGCTGCTCGCCGCCCTCCCGGTCGCGGCATGGCTCCTCCCCGCATCGCCCCGGCGGCCGGAGGCGCCGTGGGACTGGCCCAGCGCGGCGCTCTCCATCGTGGGGATCCTCGCCATCGCGTTCGGGGTCAAGGAGGGCGGCGACGGGCCCGCCGCCGGACGCTGGATCGCCGGGGCCATGCTCCTCGCCGGCGTCGCGCTCCTCGCCTGGTTCGTCCGGCGGCAGCGCCGGCTCACCGCGCCCCTGCTCGACATCGGGCTGTTCACCCGGCGGGCGTTCGCCACCGGGGTGGCGTGCGTGCTGCTCGCGGTCTTCTCCCTCGTCGGGCTCGAGCTGCTGCTCGCCCAGTACCTGCAGCTCGTGCTCGGCCTCACCCCGGTCGGGGCGGCCCTCCGCATGCTCCCGCTGATGCTCGCCGCCGTCACCGGCGGGATCCTCGCCGCGTTCGTGCTGCGGTGGCTCGGCCTGCGGGCCACCATCGCCGGCGGGCTCGCCCTCACCGCGGTCTCCCTGGTCCCGACGCTCTTCTGGGGGACGGAGCCGCACGAGACCATGCTCGCCGTCTGCCTCATGGGCATCGGGTTCGGGGTGGAGGTCGCGCTGCTCGCCGCCTCGGACACGATCATGGCGTCGGCCCCGGAGGAGCGGGCCGGCGGCGCGGCGGCGATCGAGGAGACCGCCTACGAGCTCGGCGCCGGGCTCGGGATCGCGGTGCTCGGCACGATCACCACCATCGGCTACGCCTCGGCGCTCCGGCCGGTCGCCGGCGTGCCGGCCGGGCTCATGGCCCGGGCCCGGGAGTCGCTCGCCGCGGCCGCGGACGTGGCCGCCGGGGTGGGCGGGCCGGCGGGGGCGGCGCTCCTCGGCGCGGCCAAGCGGGCCTTCGTCTCCGCGCTCCACCACACGGTCACCGTGAGCGTCGCGCTGCTCGCCGGGACCGCGCTCATGGTCGCCCTGCTGCTCCCCCGCTCGGCTCAGGAGCCGGCGGGCGAGGGCGCCCCGGAGGGCCAGGAGTGA
- a CDS encoding LacI family DNA-binding transcriptional regulator, producing the protein MKTVTIADVAKHAGVAVSTVSYVLSGKRAISASTRQRVLESVRALGYHPNAGARALASKRTNVIGLVLPLRAGMNLTVLMQFATSVVTTARQYDHDVLLMTADEGPEGLRRVAASAMVDGLLLMDVEIHDPRVPLLRELPQPSVLIGFPADTEGLTCVDLDFARAGALCAEHLAELGHRRIALLGAPRVVYRRGTGFAERTLAGFTEAVRRLGLEADALPCEESFDEVYETVKGLFAAHPDLSGLVVHNEAALGHVLAALRLLGRRVPDDVSVVAICPDDIAERTSPAVTSVPIPAEDVGRQAVRLLMAKLEGEPVPRSTLLEPRLTVRESTG; encoded by the coding sequence GTGAAGACGGTCACCATCGCCGACGTCGCCAAGCACGCCGGAGTCGCGGTCAGCACGGTCTCCTATGTGCTGAGCGGCAAGCGGGCGATCTCGGCGAGCACGCGGCAGCGCGTCCTGGAGAGCGTCCGGGCGCTCGGCTACCACCCGAACGCGGGCGCCCGCGCGCTCGCCAGCAAACGGACGAACGTGATCGGCCTGGTGCTGCCGCTGCGGGCCGGCATGAACCTGACGGTCCTCATGCAGTTCGCGACCTCGGTGGTCACCACGGCCCGGCAGTACGACCACGACGTGCTGCTCATGACCGCCGACGAGGGGCCGGAGGGACTGCGCCGGGTGGCGGCGAGCGCCATGGTCGACGGCCTGCTGCTCATGGACGTGGAGATCCACGATCCGCGCGTGCCGCTGCTGCGCGAGCTGCCCCAGCCGAGCGTGCTGATCGGCTTCCCCGCGGACACCGAGGGCCTGACCTGCGTGGACCTCGACTTCGCCCGCGCGGGCGCGCTCTGCGCCGAGCACCTCGCCGAGCTCGGCCACCGGCGGATCGCGCTGCTGGGCGCTCCGCGGGTGGTCTACCGGCGCGGCACCGGCTTCGCCGAGCGCACCCTCGCCGGGTTCACCGAGGCGGTGCGGCGGCTCGGCCTGGAGGCGGACGCCCTGCCCTGCGAGGAGTCCTTCGACGAGGTCTACGAGACGGTCAAGGGCCTGTTCGCCGCGCATCCCGATCTGTCGGGCCTCGTGGTGCACAATGAGGCGGCCCTGGGTCACGTGCTCGCCGCGCTGCGCCTCCTCGGCAGGCGGGTGCCGGACGACGTCTCGGTCGTGGCGATCTGCCCCGACGACATCGCCGAGCGGACGAGCCCCGCGGTGACCTCGGTCCCGATCCCGGCCGAGGACGTCGGGCGCCAGGCGGTGCGGCTGCTCATGGCGAAGCTCGAGGGCGAGCCCGTGCCGCGGTCGACGCTCCTCGAACCCCGGCTCACCGTCCGCGAGAGCACCGGCTGA
- a CDS encoding glycoside hydrolase family 3 protein, with protein MNEPASGPAFRNPALPVAERVDDLLGRLTLEEKIGLLHQYQAPVARLGLRPFRTGTEALHGLAWHGPATVFPQAIGLASTWNPELVRRVGAATGEEVMAFHHKDPQAVGRNVWAPVVNPLRDPRWGRNEEGYSEDPWLTGVMATAYAQGLRGDHEVLRTAPTLKHFLGYNNETDRFVTSSNLPPRVLHEYELKAFRPAIEAGAAVALMPSYNLVNGRPAHLSPLIATARSWTDDDLLVVSDAHAPGNLVDPQGYHDDLPQAYAHAIKAGLDSFTQDDDRPAATLGHIRTALDRGLLTEEDIDRAVRHVLSIRVRLGEFDPATPYDHITHEVVNCPEHRRLAREAARQSITLLKNDGILPLRSPKTLAVIGPLADALFEDWYSGTLPYRVTARTALSGRCPTLYCEGVDRIALRTADGYLVAAPGESGGPLRVGPERSGFDLFDWGGGAHALRAVANGRHVSVGDDGVLVNDKPGVSGWEVRETFRLEERPGGVALRHIATGGYVTVADGVARITADPEAAAVLTLELIDSGAARAAEAAARADVAIVVVGDHPLVNGRETEDRADLWLPRRQGELVRAVHAANPATVLVICSGYPFAITWADAHLPAILWSAHGGQEYGNALADVLFGDADPGGRITQTWYRSAAELPDLLDYDIIANDATYLYYRGEPLYPFGHGLSYTGFAYSGLTLSATELTPRDTLTIAVTVRNTGPRVGEEVVQFYTHQRRSRVKQPLRRLCGFRKVRLAPGESRTVSVDVPIAELAFWDVTRGRFVVEEAPHRVMVGRSSRDIRLTAAFTVKGERIPPRDLGRPLDAAAHDEYDGVVLCDAAVDAGDAVRATCPGAWIAFRDADFGPPGAGPARCLLTVASAEGGTLTLRLGDPLAGRVLGTATVPPTASRHDYVQVGMELAETAGVHDLYVVFENEGVLVRTLEFLR; from the coding sequence ATGAACGAACCGGCTTCCGGCCCGGCATTCCGGAACCCCGCGCTGCCCGTCGCCGAACGGGTCGATGACCTGCTCGGCCGGCTCACCCTGGAGGAGAAGATCGGGCTGCTCCACCAGTACCAGGCCCCGGTGGCGCGGCTCGGGCTCCGGCCCTTCCGCACCGGGACCGAGGCGCTGCACGGCCTCGCCTGGCACGGCCCGGCCACGGTCTTCCCCCAGGCCATCGGGCTGGCGAGCACGTGGAACCCCGAGCTGGTCCGGCGGGTCGGCGCCGCCACCGGGGAGGAGGTCATGGCCTTCCACCACAAGGACCCGCAGGCGGTCGGGCGCAACGTGTGGGCGCCGGTGGTCAACCCGCTCCGGGACCCGCGCTGGGGCCGCAACGAGGAGGGGTACTCGGAGGACCCGTGGCTCACCGGCGTGATGGCCACCGCCTACGCCCAAGGGCTGCGCGGCGACCACGAGGTGCTGCGGACCGCCCCCACCCTCAAGCACTTCCTCGGCTACAACAACGAGACCGACCGGTTCGTCACCTCGAGCAACCTGCCGCCCCGGGTGCTCCACGAGTACGAGCTGAAGGCGTTCCGGCCCGCGATCGAGGCGGGGGCGGCGGTGGCGCTCATGCCCTCCTACAACCTGGTGAACGGCCGGCCGGCCCACCTGTCGCCGCTGATCGCCACCGCGCGGAGCTGGACCGACGACGACCTGCTCGTGGTGAGCGACGCGCACGCGCCGGGGAACCTCGTCGACCCGCAGGGCTACCACGACGACCTGCCGCAGGCGTACGCCCATGCGATCAAGGCCGGGCTGGACAGCTTCACCCAGGACGACGACCGCCCAGCGGCCACGCTCGGCCACATCAGGACGGCGCTCGACCGCGGGCTGCTCACCGAGGAGGACATCGACCGGGCCGTCCGGCACGTGCTGTCGATCCGGGTCAGGCTGGGGGAGTTCGACCCGGCCACGCCGTACGACCACATCACCCACGAGGTGGTGAACTGCCCGGAGCACCGCCGGCTCGCCCGGGAGGCGGCCCGGCAGTCGATCACGCTGCTGAAGAACGACGGCATCCTGCCGCTCCGCTCCCCGAAGACGCTCGCGGTCATCGGCCCGCTCGCCGACGCCCTGTTCGAGGACTGGTACAGCGGCACCCTGCCGTACCGGGTCACCGCGCGCACGGCGCTCTCCGGGCGGTGCCCGACCCTCTACTGCGAGGGCGTCGACCGGATCGCGCTCCGCACCGCGGACGGCTACCTGGTGGCGGCGCCGGGGGAGAGCGGGGGACCGCTGCGGGTGGGGCCGGAGCGGTCCGGCTTCGACCTGTTCGACTGGGGAGGCGGCGCCCACGCGCTCCGCGCGGTCGCCAACGGGCGGCACGTCTCGGTGGGGGACGACGGGGTCCTCGTCAACGACAAGCCGGGCGTGTCCGGCTGGGAGGTGCGGGAGACGTTCCGCCTGGAGGAGCGGCCGGGCGGCGTGGCCCTCCGCCACATCGCCACCGGCGGCTACGTCACCGTCGCGGACGGCGTGGCGAGGATCACCGCGGACCCGGAGGCCGCCGCCGTGCTCACCCTGGAGCTGATCGACAGCGGCGCCGCCCGCGCGGCCGAGGCCGCGGCCCGCGCGGACGTCGCCATCGTCGTGGTCGGCGACCATCCGCTGGTGAACGGCAGGGAGACCGAGGACCGGGCCGACCTGTGGCTGCCCCGGCGGCAGGGGGAGCTGGTGCGCGCGGTCCACGCGGCCAACCCGGCGACCGTCCTCGTCATCTGCAGCGGGTACCCCTTCGCGATCACCTGGGCGGACGCGCACCTCCCCGCGATCCTCTGGTCCGCCCACGGCGGGCAGGAGTACGGCAACGCCCTGGCCGACGTGCTGTTCGGCGACGCGGACCCCGGCGGCCGGATCACCCAGACCTGGTACCGGTCGGCCGCGGAACTCCCCGACCTGCTCGACTACGACATCATCGCCAACGACGCCACATACCTCTATTACCGGGGCGAGCCGCTCTACCCGTTCGGCCACGGCCTCAGCTACACCGGCTTCGCCTACTCCGGGCTGACCCTCTCCGCCACCGAGCTCACCCCACGGGACACGCTGACCATCGCCGTGACCGTGCGGAACACCGGGCCGCGGGTGGGCGAGGAGGTCGTGCAGTTCTACACCCACCAGCGGCGCTCCCGGGTCAAGCAGCCCCTGCGCCGGCTCTGCGGGTTCCGCAAGGTACGGCTCGCGCCCGGCGAGAGCCGTACGGTCTCGGTGGACGTGCCCATCGCCGAGCTGGCGTTCTGGGACGTGACCAGGGGCAGGTTCGTGGTGGAGGAGGCCCCGCACCGGGTGATGGTCGGCCGGTCCTCGCGCGACATCCGGCTCACCGCCGCCTTCACGGTCAAGGGCGAGCGCATCCCGCCGCGGGACCTCGGCCGCCCACTGGACGCGGCCGCCCACGACGAGTACGACGGAGTAGTACTGTGCGACGCCGCCGTCGACGCCGGGGACGCGGTCCGCGCCACCTGCCCGGGAGCGTGGATCGCGTTCCGTGACGCCGATTTCGGGCCGCCGGGTGCGGGGCCGGCCCGCTGCCTGCTCACCGTGGCGAGCGCCGAGGGCGGGACGCTCACGCTCCGGCTCGGCGACCCGCTCGCCGGGCGGGTGCTCGGCACGGCGACCGTGCCCCCCACGGCGAGCAGGCACGATTACGTGCAGGTCGGCATGGAGCTGGCGGAGACCGCCGGGGTGCACGATCTCTACGTGGTGTTCGAGAACGAGGGGGTCCTGGTGCGTACGCTGGAGTTCCTCCGGTGA